The genomic window CTGTCCACGAAGGCCGCCTGGACAGGGTGCGGCTCGTGGAGACTCCCGATCCCCTTGACGGTGGTGATCTCCCGCCCCGCCACGCCGGCGGCCAGGACCCGGCAGGAGTTGACGGGCTTGCCGTCCAGCAGCACGACGCAGGCGCCGCACTCGCCCGTGCGGCACCCTTCCTTCACCTCTTCGTGCCCGTTGTCGCGGAGCACGTCCAGCAGCAGGGCCTCCGGCGAAAACCTCGCCGCCACGTCGCGGCCGTTGATCTTGAAGTGTGCTTTCATGATGTTCTTCCCCTTTCCGTGCCGGTCATTCCGTGATGTCCAGGAGCGCCCGCTCCAACTCCACGCGGGCCAGCTCCTTCAGGTACTCGGGACTCCCCACCTTCTTGGCGGGGA from Acidobacteriota bacterium includes these protein-coding regions:
- a CDS encoding (2Fe-2S)-binding protein, with amino-acid sequence MKAHFKINGRDVAARFSPEALLLDVLRDNGHEEVKEGCRTGECGACVVLLDGKPVNSCRVLAAGVAGREITTVKGIGSLHEPHPVQAAFVDSGAVQCGFCTPGMVLSTVALLKENPSPTDEEIKTALDGNLCRCTGYVKIIDAVRLAAERMRSHE